In Silene latifolia isolate original U9 population chromosome 6, ASM4854445v1, whole genome shotgun sequence, the genomic window TCACTTACATTATAAGTACGGAATGTTAATAAGCAGGGAATTTATATATTCTCAAGAGAACGTGATATTACAACCGAGTAACATCTGACAACGCCAACTCATTCCAAACTTCGTTTCAGGATTTCTCATTTTCGAACAAAAATTCATGTGAAATTCTTGCACGAAGTATAATAAATACAGAAAATATTACTCCGTATCTTACAAGCTAAACAatcttgtaaaaaaaaaaacttacacaATTATACAATTACCACTATACATACATTGCTCAAAATTTGCAATAGTTGTTCATCTAACACAACTAATTGTACATGCCATAGTATTATCACAAAGAACCAGAGGTCTCGGGTTTCAGCCTTGAGAATGCAGCATTGTTAAAAACTCATGACAGAGAGCTTTATCACTCAAGTGACCCTACCTTACTCGAATCCAAACTAAATCGGATGGTCTGTATCACAAAGTAATGCGGGAAATTTGATCATATCTTCCACTAATATCAATACTTTGCCTTAATTTAATTTCTTCTGCACAACGCAATGCTTTTTCAATTTGGTAACCTCCTCCAATGCTCACTTCTCTTTCTAAATGTGAGCAATAACTCTCAAAAACACTCACATTTACATGTAATTTGAATCCCATTAAGAACAAAAAGTCCACCTCCAATTTGTTCATTTCTTGTGTTGTTAATCCACCAACTCTTGCAAAATATGAATTTCTATAATTCCTGTTTAACATAATCAACAATAACCCATGTCAAATTTTGTCAAgaaaattatgattttaagggAATTAACATAATGTGaataaaaattcaaatttttaattaATGTTGACGGGTTTCAAACAACAGGTACCAAGGACCTTGCTAATAATGCTTATTAATCAGAAGATGTCTTAACCTAACGGTTATGGCAGAtgtacccgtcacaagcttgtgacggattttAATGCCCTTATGCCTTATTTGGCAAAAAAAATGTTAATTGGAAATAATAAAccttttttggtttttgtttgagGGAGCCAACAAGGGCAGTTTTAATATATGCTGACGAATTTTGAGCCTAAATCATGAGTACCATTACTCAATGATATTACGAGCTAAGTCGACCTCGAGTATTTGAGATATGAATAAATttataaggaaaaaaaaaaggaaaaaagcaGAGGAATGAGAATACTTACATGTCTTCAACATATTTAGAGGCCACCATGATAGTTGTAATTAAAAGTCTATGTACATTGCTTGGACTAATCTTGAATCCAGGATAATTTTGACATAATCTATCAATGTAGACATATGCAACTACATAGACCGACGGTCCGGCCTTAGTGTACCGAAAAATCCGTTCCAAAAATGATTGAATTGTCATATCCGGAGCTTCATATGCATCAAAAACTCGAGTTTTAGCATCTTTTGACACTAATGCCCATTTACAATTCCGAGTTATCCTCTCATTACGTGCCATATGACGTTCTATTAATGCAGCTAGAACTGATATCACTAAGGGCGTGTTTGGTTCATCCTGGTAGGTATAAAGATCGTATCTTAGTTTCCTTGGGGAAATAAGTACATTGGAGTTTGAACTCATTTTTAACAAAAGAAATTGATCAAATAAGGAGGAATTTAGAAATTGACTTTTGTTTGAGAAAAATGGAAAAATGTTAGACGATTTATTATAATTCTTGGGAAAATGAAAGTAGGGGAAAGAATTTATACAAGTACTTGTGGAGCACTTACTTAGCTGGAGAAAGTACTTAAAAATGTAGGGAAAATTTGAATAGGACCAACAATTATGGGGAAGGTGGGTGGAAAGATAGGTAGAGAATCATATAATAAGATACAATGTTACCCTTTGGTAAAGGCATAGTATAGACAAACTAGTTTAAGTCACATTTTATTTATAATATCGTACCAACAATTTGTATGAAGATCTTTATTATAATCTTTGGAGGGGCCAAGAAATCGTATAATATATGATACGGTCACAATTTGCGACGGgcaaatgtgaccactttttgataaaatgtaaccaCTCAAGTACTGTTCATAAAATGTCACTTataaaaaaatggtcacattttctcaAAAACTGGTCACATTTGGCCGTCGCAAATGTGAACAGTGTTTGTGACGGAATagtacccgtcacaagggagaattTGCGATATGATTTAGACCCGTAACTCTCGAATCCGTCTTTGTTGTATGAAAAGAGAGAAATAGCCAACTCGATAATCATGATTTATGATCGAAAGAAGATTCGAACATAGGACCTATATATTTGTTACATGTTATCATTCCTTTTTTGATAGCGAAAGGATGTTAGACAAAGGAATTGGTTTGTTGAGTTAATTGAGTACTTAAATTAGCTAATATTGGTACAACTAACTAAACTAAGTAAGAGTTTCAAGTCAAATTGTTGAAAATATTTACGAGtgtgattt contains:
- the LOC141585974 gene encoding cyclin-U2-1, whose translation is MSSNSNVLISPRKLRYDLYTYQDEPNTPLVISVLAALIERHMARNERITRNCKWALVSKDAKTRVFDAYEAPDMTIQSFLERIFRYTKAGPSVYVVAYVYIDRLCQNYPGFKISPSNVHRLLITTIMVASKYVEDMNYRNSYFARVGGLTTQEMNKLEVDFLFLMGFKLHVNVSVFESYCSHLEREVSIGGGYQIEKALRCAEEIKLRQSIDISGRYDQISRITL